One genomic window of Methanomassiliicoccales archaeon includes the following:
- the pfdA gene encoding prefoldin subunit alpha — MNEQELRQALATLELFRAQAETLLEQQQIIQISLEEYTRARQTLEKWKEASPGEEVLVPIGGNSFVYAKVSDNTKALVGVGSGVTIERTVDEAIKTLEARIAELSEAAKKVSESLMVIEQRSAQLQQVVQAEYERLQQQV, encoded by the coding sequence GTGAACGAGCAGGAGCTGAGACAAGCTCTAGCCACGCTGGAGCTTTTCCGCGCCCAAGCGGAGACTCTCCTGGAACAGCAGCAAATAATCCAAATCTCTCTGGAGGAGTACACCAGGGCCCGCCAGACACTAGAGAAGTGGAAGGAAGCCTCCCCAGGAGAGGAGGTCCTGGTGCCCATAGGGGGCAATTCCTTCGTCTATGCCAAGGTCTCTGACAATACCAAGGCGCTGGTGGGTGTCGGTTCTGGGGTCACGATCGAGCGCACGGTGGATGAGGCTATAAAGACATTGGAAGCCAGGATTGCCGAGCTTTCCGAAGCTGCCAAGAAGGTGAGTGAAAGCCTCATGGTAATTGAGCAGCGCTCGGCGCAGCTGCAGCAAGTGGTGCAGGCCGAATACGAGCGCCTGCAGCAGCAGGTATGA
- the ftsY gene encoding signal recognition particle-docking protein FtsY, with translation MFEALKKLFSRKKVEEPLPERAADVIGDSGRKIDEKELDEILWDLELGLMQADVAVPVVEEIKKNVRAELLGKRVDKRFAVEDAVRLSLKNAVEAVLSQNKFDFDEFVERHERPVIIMFVGINGTGKTTCIAKIAHRLQQKGMSTVISASDTFRAGAIEQISIHGEKLGSKVIKHSPGGDPAAVAFDAVDHARARKKDVVLIDTAGRMQTNTNLMDEMKKIKRVVKPHLVVFVGDALAGNDAIEQARAFDAAVGIDAVILTKIDADAKGGAALSIAYTIKKPIAFLSTGQEYEDIIKFDSKWMVERLFSS, from the coding sequence ATGTTCGAGGCCCTGAAGAAGCTGTTCTCCCGCAAAAAGGTGGAGGAGCCCCTTCCCGAGAGGGCGGCAGATGTCATAGGCGATTCTGGCCGCAAGATCGACGAGAAAGAATTGGACGAGATTCTATGGGACCTGGAGCTGGGACTGATGCAGGCCGATGTGGCAGTCCCGGTGGTAGAGGAGATAAAGAAGAACGTGCGGGCAGAGCTGTTGGGAAAGAGGGTGGACAAGCGCTTTGCCGTGGAAGATGCAGTAAGGCTATCACTTAAGAACGCGGTGGAAGCCGTTTTAAGCCAGAATAAATTCGACTTCGATGAGTTCGTGGAGAGGCACGAGCGGCCAGTGATAATTATGTTCGTGGGCATCAACGGCACGGGGAAGACCACGTGCATCGCCAAGATCGCCCATCGCTTGCAGCAAAAGGGTATGAGCACCGTTATATCCGCCTCTGATACCTTCAGGGCTGGGGCGATAGAACAGATAAGCATTCATGGAGAGAAGCTGGGCAGCAAGGTCATCAAGCATTCCCCAGGAGGCGATCCGGCAGCGGTTGCCTTCGATGCCGTGGACCATGCTAGGGCACGAAAGAAGGACGTGGTACTCATAGACACCGCGGGAAGGATGCAGACCAACACCAATCTGATGGATGAGATGAAGAAGATAAAACGCGTGGTCAAGCCTCATCTGGTAGTATTCGTGGGGGATGCGCTGGCAGGGAACGATGCCATCGAGCAGGCGCGTGCTTTCGACGCTGCGGTAGGCATCGATGCCGTCATACTAACGAAAATTGATGCCGATGCTAAGGGGGGCGCCGCGCTGTCCATCGCCTATACCATCAAGAAGCCGATAGCCTTCCTATCAACAGGGCAGGAATACGAAGACATCATCAAGTTCGACAGTAAATGGATGGTGGAGCGTCTTTTCTCCAGCTGA
- a CDS encoding M20 family metallo-hydrolase — protein MPSLDEVISTVEGYKGEMIEALTELLRIPAIGPENGGEGEFERARFVRELAERCGFEDIEMYDVLDERVRLRLRPNVVAKRKGLSEQMVWIVTHMDTVTPGNLDAWTYPPFSPKVVDGKLYGLGAEDNGQSLIGTMFAARALNELGMVPERGMGLAVVSDEETGNTKGIKFLLEENVFHKNDFIYVPDFGVPDGSVIEVAEKHILWLKVKVKGRQTHASTPQKGINAMKLGSQLIDFLVEHLNARYGEVDATFLPPVSTFEPTKRLETVGNVNTIPGEDTFWFDARVLPRYEPEEVVETVRSVARLFEQRSGAKITVEVDQMNRSGRPSSTDSIALMTLASAIKKVKGVDAHARGIGGGTCANLFRLAGYDAYVWETVDEMAHSVNEYCRVENMVGDAKVYAAVLGSLCFSLH, from the coding sequence ATGCCTTCCTTGGATGAGGTGATCTCCACCGTCGAGGGTTACAAGGGCGAGATGATAGAGGCGCTTACAGAGCTGCTACGCATCCCTGCGATAGGACCGGAGAATGGAGGGGAGGGGGAGTTCGAGCGCGCGCGCTTCGTAAGGGAATTAGCGGAGAGGTGCGGTTTTGAAGACATAGAAATGTACGATGTCCTGGACGAGAGGGTGCGGCTACGCTTGCGGCCCAACGTGGTGGCCAAAAGGAAAGGACTGTCTGAACAGATGGTTTGGATAGTCACCCATATGGACACTGTTACCCCGGGCAATCTGGATGCCTGGACCTATCCCCCCTTTTCCCCAAAGGTGGTGGATGGGAAGCTCTATGGCTTGGGCGCCGAGGATAACGGTCAATCGCTTATCGGCACCATGTTCGCTGCCAGGGCCTTGAACGAACTCGGCATGGTCCCGGAGAGAGGGATGGGATTGGCCGTGGTCTCGGATGAGGAGACGGGCAACACCAAGGGCATAAAATTCCTCTTGGAGGAGAACGTCTTCCATAAGAACGACTTCATCTATGTACCTGATTTCGGCGTTCCAGATGGCTCCGTGATTGAGGTGGCGGAGAAGCACATACTATGGCTGAAGGTGAAGGTGAAAGGGAGACAGACTCACGCTTCCACGCCGCAAAAGGGCATAAATGCCATGAAGCTAGGAAGCCAATTGATAGATTTCCTGGTGGAGCATCTGAACGCTCGATATGGAGAGGTGGACGCGACCTTCCTGCCCCCGGTCAGCACCTTCGAACCCACCAAGCGATTAGAGACGGTAGGGAATGTCAACACCATTCCTGGTGAGGATACTTTCTGGTTCGATGCCCGTGTACTTCCCAGATACGAACCCGAGGAAGTGGTGGAGACGGTCAGGAGTGTGGCGCGCTTGTTCGAACAGCGCAGCGGCGCCAAGATCACCGTGGAAGTGGATCAGATGAATCGCTCAGGACGTCCTTCCAGCACGGATAGCATTGCACTCATGACTCTTGCCAGCGCCATCAAGAAGGTGAAGGGCGTGGACGCGCATGCAAGGGGCATAGGAGGTGGCACTTGCGCCAATCTGTTCCGCCTCGCAGGCTATGACGCCTATGTCTGGGAAACGGTTGATGAGATGGCTCACAGCGTCAACGAGTACTGCAGGGTGGAGAATATGGTAGGCGATGCCAAGGTGTACGCCGCGGTGCTGGGTTCGCTTTGCTTCTCTCTTCATTAA
- a CDS encoding acetyl-CoA C-acetyltransferase: MSTRDDEVVILSAVRTAMGKFGGTLKDVPAVELGATVIRESVNRAGLEAKDIEECIMGIVLSAGVGQNPARQAAMRAGLRPEIGSLNVNKVCGSGLKAVMLAANAIKAGEHQVVVAGGMENMNMAPYLLHQARFGYRLNDNKIIDHMVRDGLWDSFNDMHMGMTAEIVAQRFHVTREEADLMALESHRKASEAIAQGRFEEEIVPLRISSKKGEMEFKVDEGVRPDTSLEALSKLKPVFMEGGIVTAGNASQLSDGASALVISSRRFAEERGLKPLAKIEGYHTGGVEPKLIMEAPIPTTRELLRRLGLTMEDVDLFEHNEAFATASVAVRRELGVPENRFNVNGGAIALGHPIGCSGARVLTTLVHAMAKRGAHRGLVTLCLGGGNAVAMSVVR, encoded by the coding sequence ATGAGCACGAGGGACGACGAGGTCGTTATTCTTAGCGCTGTACGGACGGCCATGGGAAAGTTCGGTGGGACGCTGAAGGACGTACCAGCGGTGGAGCTGGGGGCTACGGTGATCCGGGAGAGCGTGAACCGCGCCGGCCTGGAGGCGAAGGACATCGAAGAGTGCATAATGGGCATAGTTCTCAGCGCTGGAGTGGGCCAGAATCCGGCGAGACAGGCTGCCATGCGTGCCGGCCTCCGCCCCGAGATCGGATCGCTGAACGTGAATAAGGTCTGCGGTTCCGGCCTAAAGGCGGTGATGCTCGCCGCCAATGCCATAAAGGCAGGGGAGCATCAGGTCGTGGTGGCAGGAGGAATGGAGAACATGAACATGGCCCCCTATCTCCTGCATCAGGCGCGCTTCGGCTACCGCCTCAACGACAATAAGATAATCGATCATATGGTGCGCGACGGCCTTTGGGACTCTTTTAACGACATGCATATGGGCATGACGGCTGAGATTGTGGCCCAGCGTTTTCACGTCACGAGAGAGGAGGCGGATTTGATGGCGCTGGAGAGCCATAGGAAGGCCAGTGAGGCCATCGCGCAGGGCAGATTCGAGGAGGAGATCGTGCCCTTACGCATAAGCTCCAAGAAGGGCGAAATGGAATTCAAGGTGGATGAGGGAGTACGTCCTGATACCAGCTTAGAAGCTCTATCAAAATTGAAGCCGGTGTTCATGGAAGGAGGAATCGTGACTGCTGGCAACGCTTCCCAGCTCAGCGATGGGGCATCTGCATTGGTGATCTCTTCTAGGCGCTTCGCCGAGGAGCGTGGTCTCAAGCCTTTGGCCAAGATCGAAGGATATCATACAGGAGGGGTCGAGCCCAAGCTGATCATGGAAGCGCCCATCCCCACCACGCGGGAACTGCTTCGCAGACTGGGCCTGACCATGGAGGATGTCGATCTATTCGAGCATAACGAAGCCTTCGCCACCGCTTCCGTGGCGGTGCGGAGGGAGTTGGGGGTTCCTGAGAATCGCTTCAACGTCAATGGAGGTGCGATCGCTCTCGGCCATCCCATTGGGTGCAGCGGGGCGCGTGTGCTGACTACATTGGTGCACGCTATGGCTAAAAGGGGAGCGCATCGGGGCCTGGTGACACTCTGCCTCGGAGGAGGCAATGCCGTGGCGATGAGCGTCGTGAGATGA
- a CDS encoding tRNA(Ile)(2)-agmatinylcytidine synthase: MYIAFDDTDSTNFMCTTFLATEIIRALPQYDLIGFPRLVRLNPSVPWKTRGNGALCLRLGHGAGQSSIIGEIEGREIKSYSRSKGAPDRDEVLELCHQLLTKWSRTQEDASPGMVVSERQPSQRLYWRTVREIVRKEEVLEELHRVGASFFELAGGRGIIGASAAMSWRPRDRTYEILAYRTRERWGSPREVRPEDVALLDSLFPSTFNNYDSVAQRPVIVPHSPCPILFGIRGDDPSVLPIAMRSIRGEAIDRWLIFITNQGTDDHIIRKWSELRPWSSYCVQGKVSKAPRTIAGGHVILGLSTKVGEVECAAYEPSKEFREVVRKLIAGDEVVVMGELRENPRTLNLEKLCVTELARDWRKVSNPICPQCSKSMKSMGVSGWYRCKRCGQKSKGGEKREEMTRDLVPGWYEPPVRARRHLSMPLKRQLLP; the protein is encoded by the coding sequence ATGTACATCGCCTTCGACGACACGGACTCCACCAATTTCATGTGCACTACCTTCCTAGCCACCGAAATAATTCGAGCCTTGCCGCAGTACGACCTTATCGGCTTCCCAAGACTAGTCCGCCTCAATCCTTCCGTCCCATGGAAAACGAGAGGGAATGGAGCCCTCTGCTTAAGGCTCGGTCACGGAGCGGGACAGAGCTCGATTATTGGCGAGATTGAAGGCAGGGAGATCAAGAGCTATTCAAGATCTAAAGGAGCCCCAGATCGTGATGAGGTGTTGGAACTATGCCATCAACTGTTGACTAAGTGGTCCCGAACTCAAGAGGACGCCAGCCCTGGCATGGTCGTCAGCGAGCGCCAACCCTCGCAAAGGTTGTATTGGAGGACGGTACGCGAGATAGTGAGAAAGGAAGAAGTATTGGAAGAGCTTCATCGCGTTGGAGCGTCATTTTTTGAATTGGCCGGAGGGCGGGGGATCATCGGTGCCAGCGCAGCAATGTCATGGAGGCCGAGGGACAGAACCTATGAGATCTTAGCCTATAGGACCAGGGAGCGGTGGGGCAGCCCTCGGGAAGTAAGACCAGAGGATGTGGCTCTGCTGGATTCACTATTCCCCTCCACCTTCAACAATTATGATAGCGTGGCTCAGAGGCCGGTAATAGTGCCACATTCTCCATGCCCCATCCTCTTTGGCATCAGGGGCGACGATCCTTCAGTGCTGCCAATCGCCATGCGCTCTATCCGTGGCGAAGCCATCGACCGCTGGCTTATATTCATAACTAATCAAGGAACGGATGATCACATAATAAGAAAATGGTCGGAATTAAGGCCATGGAGCTCTTATTGCGTGCAAGGTAAGGTCTCGAAAGCTCCTCGCACCATTGCCGGAGGACATGTGATTTTAGGCCTCAGCACAAAAGTAGGAGAAGTGGAATGCGCCGCTTATGAGCCTTCGAAGGAGTTCCGCGAGGTGGTCCGCAAACTCATCGCCGGCGATGAGGTGGTTGTGATGGGCGAACTCAGAGAGAATCCTCGCACCCTCAATCTGGAAAAGCTGTGCGTAACAGAACTGGCGCGCGATTGGCGTAAAGTTTCCAATCCCATCTGTCCCCAGTGTTCGAAGAGCATGAAATCCATGGGGGTGAGTGGCTGGTACCGCTGCAAGCGCTGTGGGCAAAAGTCAAAGGGAGGCGAAAAAAGAGAAGAAATGACAAGAGACCTGGTCCCGGGTTGGTATGAGCCACCCGTCAGGGCCCGACGACACCTCAGCATGCCGCTTAAGCGTCAACTCCTTCCATGA
- the hflX gene encoding GTPase HflX — protein sequence MMGKTCAIVTLDKNLKEIEELASSAGYDIIYVIYQKRSYPDPLTFIGKGKLNELKDITLQRRVDTLLINGELRPSQHYHLENFLKIECIDRIRLVLEIFMLRANDRKSKLQVEKARLRYEIPLLREWIHSAKAGEHPGFLAGGEYAVDVYYDLIRTRIRRIDKELASIHSSEENRRKSRRKDGFILVSFAGYTNAGKSSMMKILTGKEVVIQDEMFSTLTTTTKRMQGTSLPILLTDTIGFIQDLPPYVIEAFKSTLTEIFSADLILYTIDISENLKEVERKIDTSEKILFPEVDSNKIIVILNKIDLLDENKIMNILDFIKNRFPSCEYYFTSTRTGQGIEKLRSAIIRRFAVQNRFEITLPHAEGVESFISSLHEKAEIFEIERSNSIQIKGSCRSIDIMVLTAKVNSLGGKIEFYSSE from the coding sequence ATGATGGGAAAAACTTGTGCAATCGTTACCCTAGATAAGAACCTTAAGGAGATAGAAGAGCTTGCTAGCAGTGCGGGCTATGATATCATCTATGTAATCTATCAAAAACGCTCATATCCAGATCCATTAACCTTCATCGGGAAAGGGAAATTGAATGAGTTAAAAGATATAACTTTGCAGAGGCGTGTTGACACTTTGTTAATTAATGGTGAGCTTCGTCCTTCACAGCATTATCATTTAGAGAACTTCTTGAAAATTGAGTGTATCGATCGTATTCGTCTGGTGCTCGAAATATTCATGCTAAGAGCAAACGACAGGAAATCTAAGCTTCAAGTAGAGAAAGCAAGGCTTCGATACGAAATACCTCTTCTGAGAGAATGGATTCATAGCGCCAAGGCAGGGGAACATCCTGGCTTCCTTGCTGGAGGAGAATATGCAGTTGATGTCTATTATGACCTTATTAGAACCAGAATACGGCGTATTGACAAAGAGCTAGCTTCAATCCACTCTTCTGAAGAGAATAGAAGGAAAAGCAGAAGAAAGGATGGTTTCATTCTGGTTTCCTTCGCTGGATACACGAACGCAGGAAAATCATCTATGATGAAAATATTAACTGGAAAGGAAGTAGTCATTCAAGATGAAATGTTCTCTACCTTAACCACCACAACGAAAAGAATGCAAGGAACATCACTTCCTATCTTGCTTACCGACACTATTGGCTTCATCCAAGATCTTCCGCCATATGTAATTGAAGCTTTCAAAAGCACGCTGACAGAGATTTTTTCCGCGGATTTGATACTTTACACTATCGACATCTCAGAAAATCTAAAAGAAGTTGAAAGAAAAATAGACACGTCAGAGAAGATACTTTTTCCTGAGGTTGATTCTAACAAAATTATCGTGATACTTAATAAAATAGATTTGCTGGATGAGAATAAGATAATGAATATCCTGGACTTCATCAAGAATAGATTCCCTTCCTGTGAATATTATTTCACATCGACGAGAACAGGACAAGGAATCGAAAAACTTCGTTCGGCAATAATAAGACGTTTCGCTGTTCAAAATCGCTTTGAGATAACATTACCTCATGCCGAAGGTGTTGAAAGTTTCATTTCCTCGCTTCACGAAAAGGCTGAGATCTTCGAAATCGAACGCTCAAATAGCATACAAATCAAAGGCTCATGCAGATCTATAGATATCATGGTGTTGACAGCTAAGGTTAACAGCCTTGGAGGAAAAATCGAATTCTATTCGTCTGAATAA
- a CDS encoding ORC1-type DNA replication protein → MEDNVFTQYLTGKQIFRRNREILRPSYIPDALPHRQGQINQLAQIMVTALKGERPSNVLIFGKTGTGKTAVVKYLGNEIRKADSELNRVTFLYMNCEVVDTQYGVLQNIGNQFIQDFEERIPFTGWSTERVYNILREKIDEQNRVVIIVLDEIDKLVYKSGDDVLYHLSKVNDDLMKARVSIIGISNDLKFTEFLDPRVRSRLGEEKMVFPPYNAEQLQDILNQRASLAFDPGTLEGPVIPLCAALAAQEHGDARRALDLLRIAAEIAERNNDDKITEAHVYKAKNKIELDCVTEAVKTLPTQSKLVLLGILMNEEKNNGRLTTGDVYETYRDLCRVVGVACLTQRRVTDLISELDMLGIIHARVKSFGRGGRTKEIESAVPLAETKRTLEEDEILQPLKNYKPKTQTTLI, encoded by the coding sequence GTGGAAGACAACGTCTTTACTCAATACCTCACAGGAAAACAGATATTTCGCAGAAATCGAGAGATACTACGCCCATCCTACATTCCTGATGCTCTGCCCCATCGACAAGGCCAAATCAATCAGCTGGCGCAAATAATGGTTACAGCACTAAAAGGTGAAAGACCATCCAACGTCCTGATATTTGGAAAGACAGGAACAGGTAAGACAGCAGTGGTTAAGTATTTAGGGAACGAAATCCGCAAGGCCGATTCTGAATTGAATCGCGTGACTTTCCTTTACATGAATTGCGAAGTAGTGGATACGCAATACGGTGTCCTACAGAATATTGGGAATCAATTCATACAGGACTTTGAAGAGCGCATTCCTTTCACAGGGTGGTCCACAGAGAGAGTCTACAACATCCTACGTGAGAAGATAGACGAGCAGAATCGCGTGGTCATTATCGTCTTGGATGAAATAGACAAGTTGGTCTATAAAAGTGGGGATGACGTCCTTTATCATCTCTCCAAGGTGAACGACGATTTGATGAAGGCGAGGGTGAGTATAATCGGAATCTCAAACGATTTGAAATTCACTGAGTTCTTGGATCCCCGCGTTCGAAGCAGATTGGGCGAGGAAAAGATGGTCTTCCCTCCATATAACGCGGAGCAGCTCCAGGACATATTGAATCAGAGGGCATCCTTGGCCTTCGACCCAGGAACTTTGGAAGGGCCGGTGATACCTCTTTGTGCCGCCCTAGCAGCGCAAGAGCATGGAGATGCCAGACGTGCCCTTGATTTGTTACGCATAGCGGCAGAGATCGCAGAGCGCAATAATGATGATAAGATAACCGAAGCCCATGTTTACAAAGCCAAGAACAAGATAGAGTTGGACTGCGTCACAGAAGCGGTTAAGACGCTACCAACACAGTCGAAGTTGGTCCTCTTAGGAATACTGATGAATGAAGAGAAGAATAACGGTCGATTGACTACTGGAGATGTATATGAGACCTATAGAGACCTGTGCAGGGTGGTAGGTGTGGCCTGTCTCACGCAACGCAGGGTCACGGATTTGATTTCGGAGTTGGACATGTTAGGCATCATCCATGCGAGAGTTAAATCATTCGGCCGTGGAGGCCGCACTAAAGAGATAGAATCAGCAGTACCTCTGGCCGAGACTAAGCGGACTTTGGAGGAGGACGAGATCCTCCAGCCACTCAAAAACTACAAGCCAAAAACGCAGACCACACTTATCTAG
- a CDS encoding S26 family signal peptidase, protein MKFEARMSAKSRLKKLLRPFSGLILAAVIVLIFIGGLWLYAGIWPPLVVVESPSMQHSDQRSYIGIIDTGDMVILKTVRSATDIKPYLESYPSGYSTYGSLGDVVIYRPLGSEVRTPIIHRAICRVEYNQSGGGFDVPALRDLPRDLWQVSGGPSTWYNIKTTLILNEIGHDGVQVRIDFATMLNNFAAMHISPHGGLITLGDNNHGIIDQNSIGGICWRPVKDEWISGVARGEIPWFGLIKLYVNGQASRVPIPPNSQSNLLISLGLIIGVPIAIDASTIILEHKGIDLRSKMRKALHLPEKKKEEKGTKESASGTDDAGLGKGKAAQRKKNSMEKSGKGGSSSSRKGKGKDKG, encoded by the coding sequence ATGAAGTTTGAAGCCCGCATGTCCGCCAAGAGCCGGTTGAAAAAGCTGCTGAGGCCTTTTTCGGGTCTGATCTTGGCCGCCGTCATCGTTCTAATTTTTATTGGCGGGCTTTGGCTGTATGCGGGCATTTGGCCTCCTCTGGTAGTAGTGGAATCACCCAGCATGCAGCATTCTGACCAACGCTCTTATATAGGCATCATCGACACAGGTGATATGGTCATTCTGAAGACCGTGCGCTCTGCCACAGATATTAAACCTTATCTGGAAAGCTATCCAAGCGGATACTCAACCTATGGTAGTTTAGGAGATGTAGTGATATACCGGCCCTTAGGCAGCGAGGTCAGAACTCCAATAATTCATCGCGCCATTTGCAGAGTGGAGTATAATCAGAGCGGTGGCGGATTCGACGTTCCCGCCCTCAGAGATTTGCCGCGAGACTTATGGCAGGTCAGCGGTGGCCCCTCTACTTGGTACAACATCAAAACGACCTTGATACTCAATGAGATAGGACATGACGGCGTCCAGGTAAGAATTGACTTTGCCACCATGCTCAACAACTTCGCGGCTATGCATATCTCACCCCATGGAGGACTGATAACTTTGGGAGACAATAATCACGGCATTATCGATCAGAACTCCATCGGTGGGATATGCTGGAGGCCTGTCAAGGATGAGTGGATAAGCGGAGTGGCTCGAGGCGAGATCCCTTGGTTCGGACTCATCAAGTTATATGTGAACGGGCAGGCTTCAAGAGTGCCCATACCCCCTAACTCCCAGAGTAATCTTCTCATCAGTTTAGGCCTGATAATAGGGGTGCCAATCGCCATAGATGCCTCGACTATAATCCTAGAGCATAAGGGCATAGATTTACGTTCCAAAATGCGCAAGGCCTTGCATCTTCCAGAGAAGAAAAAAGAAGAAAAGGGCACAAAAGAAAGCGCTTCGGGCACTGACGATGCGGGATTGGGAAAAGGTAAGGCTGCTCAGCGGAAGAAAAATTCTATGGAGAAGAGTGGGAAGGGTGGCTCCTCCAGTTCAAGAAAAGGGAAGGGTAAGGACAAGGGTTGA
- a CDS encoding dCMP deaminase family protein: MVRPDNDTYFMRMADLVASRSTCLRRQVGAVVVKEKRVLTTGYNGAPKGLKHCAEVGCVRLQNNIESGTRHELCRGVHAEQNAVIQAAYFGVSIKDATIYTTTYPCVLCAKILVNAGIREVIYKDEYVDLLSKAILEESGVIVKRYIPPLEAEEP; the protein is encoded by the coding sequence GTGGTTAGACCCGACAACGACACATACTTCATGCGCATGGCCGATCTGGTGGCAAGTCGCTCCACCTGCCTGAGGCGTCAAGTGGGGGCAGTGGTGGTCAAAGAGAAAAGAGTTCTCACCACTGGATACAACGGCGCCCCGAAGGGCTTGAAGCATTGCGCAGAGGTAGGGTGCGTGAGGCTTCAGAACAATATAGAATCAGGTACGAGGCACGAGCTCTGTCGGGGGGTTCATGCTGAACAGAACGCGGTCATACAGGCAGCGTATTTCGGCGTCAGCATCAAGGACGCCACGATTTATACCACGACTTATCCGTGCGTGTTATGTGCGAAAATCCTGGTGAATGCAGGCATTCGCGAGGTAATTTATAAGGACGAATATGTGGACCTGCTTTCCAAGGCGATTTTGGAAGAGAGTGGCGTGATCGTTAAGAGATATATCCCTCCATTGGAAGCAGAGGAACCCTAG